CTCGCGGGTGAAGAGGATCTTCTGCTCGAAGGCCCGGCCCATCGCCCGGACCACGGACTGCAGCGCCGGGTGGTCCAGCGGGGTCAGACAGGGCCGGGTCGCGCCGGGGAAGACCAGCTCGTGGCGGATGCCGTCCGGCACCCTGGCCACGACCCACTGCCGGACGGCCTCGCGGATCTTCTCGACCTCCTGCCCGGCGACCAGCCGGAAGGAGAGCTTGAGGTGCGCCGAGGCCGGCACGATGGTCTTCCCTCCGGGGCCGGTGTAACCGCCCCAGATGCCGTTGACCTCGGCGGTCGGGCGGGCCCAGACCCGCTCCAGGGTGGTGTACCCCGTCTCCCCCCGCACCCCGTGCGACTTGGCGATCCGCAGCCACTGCGCCTCGTCGAACGGCAGCTCCGCGAAGAGCTCGCGCTCACGCTCGGTCAGCTCGACGATGCCGTCGTAGAAACCCGGGATGTCGACCCGGCGGTCCTCGTCGTGCAGGGCCGCGGCCAGCTCGGCCGCCACGGCGGCCGGGTTCGGGACGGCGCCGCCGAAGGAGCCGGAGTGGATGTCGGTGTCCGGCCCGAACAGGTCGATCTGGGCGTCGGCCAGGCCGCGCATTCCGGTGCAGACGGTCGGAGTGTCCTCGGACCACATCCCGGTGTCCGAGATGATCACCACGTCGGCGGCCAGCCGCCGCGCCTCCCGCCGCACCAGCTCGGCGAAGTTCGGCGAACCGGACTCCTCCTCACCCTCGATCAGCAGCTTGAGGTTGACCGCGGGCGCGGTGCGGCCGGTGGCGGCCAGGTGGGCGCGCACACCGAGGGTGTGGAAGAACACCTGGCCCTTGTCGTCGGCAGCGCCGCGGGCGAACAGCCGGCGGCCGACCACGGTCGGCGTGAACGGCTCGGTCGCCCAGCCGTCCGCCCGGTCGGCGGGCTGGACGTCGTGGTGGCCGTAGACGAGCACGGTGGGCGCGGACGAGTCCCCCGACGGCCATTCGGCGAAGACGGCGGGCAGTCCGTCCGTCTCCCAGACCTCCGCCACCGGGAAGCCGCTGTCACGCAGTTTCCCGGCCAGCCACTCGGCGGAGCGGCGCACGTCACCGGCGCGCTCCGGGTCGGCCGAGACGGACGGGATGGCCAGCCAGTCGCAGAGATCCGCCAGGAAGGCGCTCTCCTGCTGGTCGATGAAGGTACGGACGACGCTGTCCGGAGTTCTCGTCATACGGACGACTTTAGTTCGCTTGTGCGGGTGCTTGCCCCGGCCATCCGATCACTGGGCACCGAGCGGTGTGTTACATCCGTCACCCCCGGCCGCGCGGACGCCGGCCGGGGGTGACGAGGTCCGGCCGACCGCTCAGCCGGAGGTCCTCAGCAGGACGATCCGGGAGCGGGTGAGCAGGGTCG
The sequence above is drawn from the Kitasatospora sp. NBC_00315 genome and encodes:
- a CDS encoding dipeptidase, which gives rise to MTRTPDSVVRTFIDQQESAFLADLCDWLAIPSVSADPERAGDVRRSAEWLAGKLRDSGFPVAEVWETDGLPAVFAEWPSGDSSAPTVLVYGHHDVQPADRADGWATEPFTPTVVGRRLFARGAADDKGQVFFHTLGVRAHLAATGRTAPAVNLKLLIEGEEESGSPNFAELVRREARRLAADVVIISDTGMWSEDTPTVCTGMRGLADAQIDLFGPDTDIHSGSFGGAVPNPAAVAAELAAALHDEDRRVDIPGFYDGIVELTERERELFAELPFDEAQWLRIAKSHGVRGETGYTTLERVWARPTAEVNGIWGGYTGPGGKTIVPASAHLKLSFRLVAGQEVEKIREAVRQWVVARVPDGIRHELVFPGATRPCLTPLDHPALQSVVRAMGRAFEQKILFTREGGSGPAADLQDVLGAPVLFLGISVPSDGWHSVDEKVELDLLRKGVETAAHLWGDLAESWRPGGERA